In Glandiceps talaboti chromosome 14, keGlaTala1.1, whole genome shotgun sequence, a single genomic region encodes these proteins:
- the LOC144445574 gene encoding O(6)-methylguanine-induced apoptosis 2-like — protein sequence MADSVKTLDTDYQRISSRPSGRIHKGHGVTAASSSIPSKYQTIVIDNSERKGFLSRSRRFHDDVEVTENPGPGTYGHWKSGVVMNTSSLSKKGMGVGFVSKVPRARRQKRTIGPGPAKYGLPSVLQSKSDFNKATTTSCFSLPLATNPRDNKIKQPAPNTYNVNRNIVEKHYGSQVQASFKSTSKRVDFNPARDNFPAPSQYDVNDKLTKDSPRVPLSSFKSTTVRKMAGTPPANPGPGHYKPFEAAELANKQILPRKHYLCISAPAMPLPPPLPEPGPGSYDVVDYQGPSKHYMSSAVFVSNTSRWTGEVRNVEVPGPATYRPDDVTGKQSFFYNAQNRWI from the exons ATGGCGGACAGTGTGAAGACTCTAGACACAGATTATCAACGAATATCGAGTCGTCCGTCAGGACGAATACACAAAG GTCATGGTGTCACAGCAGCATCATCATCAATACCTAGCAAGTATCAAACTATTGTTATTGATAACTCAGAAAGGAAAGGATTTTTATCTAGATCAAGAAGATTTCATGATGATGTTGAGGTG aCGGAAAACCCCGGACCAGGAACGTATGGACACTGGAAATCTGGTGTTGTTATGAACACATCATCTCTTTCCAAGAAAGGCATGGGAGTAGGATTTGTATCTAAG GTGCCAAGAGCTAGAAGACAGAAAAGAACAATAGGACCAGGTCCAGCAAAGTATGGACTCCCTAGTGTACTGCAGAGTAAATCTGATTTCAATAAAGCCACAACAACGAGTTGTTTTTCTCTTCCCTTAGCAACCAATCCTAGAGATAATAAAATTAAACAACCCGCTCCTAACACATATAAT GTAAATAGAAATATAGTAGAGAAACACTATGGAAGCCAAGTTCAGGCGTCATTTAAATCCACATCAAAACGAGTTGACTTCAACCCAGCAAGAGACAACTTTCCAGCCCCAA GTCAATATGATGTGAATGATAAGTTAACTAAAGACTCACCAAGAGTTCCTCTTAGTAGTTTTAAATCAACAACAGTTAGGAAAATGGCAGGAACACCACCAGCA AACCCTGGTCCTGGACATTACAAACCCTTTGAAGCTGCTGAGTTAGCAAATAAACAGATCTTACC ACGTAAGCATTACCTGTGTATATCAGCTCCTGCTATGCCTTTGCCACCACCATTACCAGAACCCGGACCTGGTAGTTATGATGTAGTAGATTACCAAGGACCTAGTAAACATTATATGTCTAGTGCTGTCTTTGTATCTAATACCAGTAGATGGACTGGTGAGGTTAGGAATGTTGAAGTACCAGGACCTG CAACGTACAGACCAGATGATGTCACTGGTAAACAGTCATTCTTCTATAATGCACAAAATAGATGGATTTAG